One Phaseolus vulgaris cultivar G19833 chromosome 2, P. vulgaris v2.0, whole genome shotgun sequence DNA window includes the following coding sequences:
- the LOC137812255 gene encoding glutelin type-A 2-like, translated as MELDLTPKKAEALVEGDGGGYYTWSTSEVPLLAEKNVSAGRLLLRPRGFALPHYSDVSKVGYVIQGNDGLVGMVLPNRREEVTLKLKQGDVIPVPIGSLSWWFNDGDSDLIIIFLGETSKALIPGKISYFFLTGAIGILGGFSTDLTSKVYGLDKDELEKLTKSQTGVLIIKLDKDQPMPKPQTDITKELVHNIDAAEPENVVKNAGLVKTLTEKEFSFIEDVGLSLIRVKLEPCAIKAPSYSVSPTSQLIYIARGSGKIEIVDFNGKSVLNTHVEAGHLLVVPQFFVVAEIAGEEGMESFSIVTTTKPLFEELAGKESIWSILSPTLQQVALNVDSDFQKFFTTKIKESTKLIPPST; from the exons ATGGAGTTAGACTTAACACCAAAGAAAGCAGAAGCATTGGTTGAGGGAGATGGTGGAGGTTACTACACTTGGTCAACTTCTGAAGTGCCACTTTTGGCTGAGAAAAATGTGAGTGCAGGTCGCCTTCTGCTTCGTCCTCGTGGCTTCGCTCTTCCTCATTATTCAGATGTATCCAAAGTAGGTTACGTGATTCAAG GGAATGATGGATTAGTTGGGATGGTGCTCCCTAACAGGAGagaagaggtgactttgaaacTTAAGCAAGGAGACGTTATACCAGTACCTATTGGATCTCTCTCGTGGTGGTTCAACGATGGAGACTCAGATCTCATCATTATTTTTCTTGGAGAAACTTCAAAGGCTCTTATTCCTGGTAAAATCTCCTATTTCTTTCTAACTGGGGCTATAGGAATTTTAGGAGGCTTCTCCACTGATCTCACAAGCAAGGTATATGGCTTAGACAAAGATGAGTTAGAAAAGCTCACAAAAAGCCAAACTGGGGTGTTGATCATCAAACTAGACAAAGATCAACCTATGCCTAAGCCCCAAACGGACATTACCAAAGAGCTTGTGCATAATATAGATGCTGCAGAGCCAGAAAATGTTGTCAAAAATGCTGGATTGGTCAAAACCTTAACAGAGAAAGAATTTTCTTTCATTGAGGATGTTGGATTAAGCTTGATCAGAGTAAAACTTGAACCCTGTGCTATTAAGGCTCCATCATACTCAGTCAGTCCTACAAGTCAGTTGATTTACATTGCTAGAGGAAGTGGCAAGATTGAAATTGTGGACTTCAATGGAAAGAGTGTGTTAAACACTCATGTTGAAGCTGGTCATTTGCTTGTTGTGCCACAGTTCTTTGTGGTTGCTGAAATTGCTGGTGAAGAAGGAATGGAGAGTTTTTCCATTGTAACAACAACAAA ACCTTTGTTTGAAGAGTTGGCTGGAAAGGAATCAATTTGGAGCATTTTATCACCTACACTGCAACAAGTGGCTCTTAATGTGGATTCtgattttcaaaagtttttcaCAACCAAGATCAAGGAATCTACCAAGCTCATCCCACCTTCTACTTAA